The genomic stretch TAAAAGCCACCAATCGGTTTGAAAGACTATTCGCGTTACCGTAGAGCTCGGTTGTCTTCAGGCGCGCTATAAAAGGCGTGTAAACGATGCTCTCAGTTGCCAGTTCCATGTTCAAGActacattacaaacatttacaGCAGGATTTAAAAAACAGAGTTTAAAAGcggtatttatttataaatgagttAAGTTGTATCTTTTTATCTAATACACCCTATACCTTTCAGAACTCAAGGCGTACCAGTGTTCCGTCAATAACTTCAGTAGTTGATGAAGTTTTTGAATTAGCAGAGCAAGAATCAACCGTTAGTATAGAATCAGTGAAAGAAACAGGCGAGGACTTTCAAGACGgcgattctgcagacgttaaagCATCTACACCAACGGAAGGAGCTGGTCAGTTTCTAGGAGCTATCCGAGAAGAAGACGAACATTCTAATTACGGAATAGTGAAcaatgatgatgaaaataatgttCCTGATGCAAACAATACTTCTGAGAATAAATTTACTAGTGCTTTAGAAGCTAAACGGAAACTATTCTCTAGACAAAGCTCCTCTGCTTCTTTGAAGACTAAAAACACAGACAGTTTTGGTGATTCCGGAATCGAGACGATGGATTCTGTAAACTGCTCAGAGATTCGGGATCAACCGGATGTTTTTGACATTTCTGATTCGGAAGCAGACGGAGAGAAAAAATCTAAATTGCGACGACCTTCCTTGTCAGACGCCATTTACAGTGGTAACGAAGATGACGAGGACATGATAGATCCTCTGCACGTGCACGAATCTTTGTCACGTGTCTCATCATCAGACTCATTATTAAAACTTGATCTTGAATCAGACGAAAGGCTTCCACAGGATAGTTCTGACGAGGACGCGGAAGAAAGAGTTAGAAACTTTGTAAATGAACATACTTACATTGAAATTCAGCCAACGCCACCCCGGGCGACGCAAGAAGAAATTGAAAGGCAAGTGGAAATAAAACGATTAGCAGAAGAAAGAATAAATAGGGCGCATACTTTAGAAAGAGCGATCATGCAGCGTTCATTCACTTCACCAGCGTTAACTTTATACAGAAGTAAACTTGAGCGCCCTCTTACGGCTAGACCTTCTGTGAATGGAATACATTGCTCCCACATTGACATAGATCTTAGATGTGATGAACCACCTAAAGCTGATATCAAATCAATGAGACAATTCAAAGAACGCGTGAATAGCGCGCGATCGAGTCGACGAGATAACCAAAATCAGTTTAGACGAAACATGAGTGTAATAGACATAAGTGAAAGTATATATTCTGACGAGAATTTGCAGAATGAAACCGATAGACAAAAATGGCCAATGAGGCCTTTAACTAGACCAAGATCACCAGTAGGTAGAAAACTCTTTAGTCCTTGTGAGAAACTGTTTAGTTTAGATCTAGAAACGGATGAGTTTGAAAGACTGAATCAAAGTAGAGAGAAACGTGGCAGGCGGCGAGCAAAATCTGCGGCGCCTCTACGTAGGTCGTGCTCGCCTTCTCCCCCAGTCACCGGAGTTAGGAAGAACACAGAGCGGCCAATGACGGCGTCCTTACCGTACACCTCCTCAAGATATGAAAACGACAAAAAACGGAATGTTTTAGTAGTGGAACCACTTGCTAACGCAGACGAACTTTATCCAAATAAAACCACACTAACTACGTTTCACC from Mercenaria mercenaria strain notata chromosome 16, MADL_Memer_1, whole genome shotgun sequence encodes the following:
- the LOC123540609 gene encoding uncharacterized protein LOC123540609 isoform X2 gives rise to the protein MKKKRNMRAVVNVVGAVGMIMEAQPKYFKEPPQPEEDASATLKNSTYLTIKNAFSLAYGDDEQLKISVDNIFPLLKSLGLNPQSEEVVDLVREASIETFGDINLTDFENVVLGMVKQIDETLWEKRLEEKDRLHHEREAAKASAEADRLRLEQERQKAGFEKEEDDTDEWQEYERKLKEEAEKKEKELKEDELYDNLKMAFRFIDADEDGVISTQDLYVLMMGLGEMMTDDELFGMVNMADCDCDGKVTFEDFKKFLLPQSGDENLILSPAAIAQQLLLSGTNPTGTIQPEVTENDAELADEKNELVTDKTETSEDTQKTVANTHSSEKEDSKANNNTPDLSDEERARIQKRRQSMLWGYMNAPKSSTNSRRTSVPSITSVVDEVFELAEQESTVSIESVKETGEDFQDGDSADVKASTPTEGAGQFLGAIREEDEHSNYGIVNNDDENNVPDANNTSENKFTSALEAKRKLFSRQSSSASLKTKNTDSFGDSGIETMDSVNCSEIRDQPDVFDISDSEADGEKKSKLRRPSLSDAIYSGNEDDEDMIDPLHVHESLSRVSSSDSLLKLDLESDERLPQDSSDEDAEERVRNFVNEHTYIEIQPTPPRATQEEIERQVEIKRLAEERINRAHTLERAIMQRSFTSPALTLYRSKLERPLTARPSVNGIHCSHIDIDLRCDEPPKADIKSMRQFKERVNSARSSRRDNQNQFRRNMSVIDISESIYSDENLQNETDRQKWPMRPLTRPRSPVGRKLFSPCEKLFSLDLETDEFERLNQSREKRGRRRAKSAAPLRRSCSPSPPVTGVRKNTERPMTASLPYTSSRYENDKKRNVLVVEPLANADELYPNKTTLTTFHHGFRSIWPIGRKINLIQTKKPFQAFEMNSYSRNIERRQFPFKADHNIKTTTQLIKTSTTETLKNTAGNKNAINLDMKTKQMKRPSVRKLSLYITPNSTPRAVR
- the LOC123540609 gene encoding uncharacterized protein LOC123540609 isoform X3; translated protein: MLEKWIFRCGEWKIVQFEEPPQPEEDASATLKNSTYLTIKNAFSLAYGDDEQLKISVDNIFPLLKSLGLNPQSEEVVDLVREASIETFGDINLTDFENVVLGMVKQIDETLWEKRLEEKDRLHHEREAAKASAEADRLRLEQERQKAGFEKEEDDTDEWQEYERKLKEEAEKKEKELKEDELYDNLKMAFRFIDADEDGVISTQDLYVLMMGLGEMMTDDELFGMVNMADCDCDGKVTFEDFKKFLLPQSGDENLILSPAAIAQQLLLSGTNPTGTIQPEVTENDAELADEKNELVTDKTETSEDTQKTVANTHSSEKEDSKANNNTPDLSDEERARIQKRRQSMLWGYMNAPKSSTNSRRTSVPSITSVVDEVFELAEQESTVSIESVKETGEDFQDGDSADVKASTPTEGAGQFLGAIREEDEHSNYGIVNNDDENNVPDANNTSENKFTSALEAKRKLFSRQSSSASLKTKNTDSFGDSGIETMDSVNCSEIRDQPDVFDISDSEADGEKKSKLRRPSLSDAIYSGNEDDEDMIDPLHVHESLSRVSSSDSLLKLDLESDERLPQDSSDEDAEERVRNFVNEHTYIEIQPTPPRATQEEIERQVEIKRLAEERINRAHTLERAIMQRSFTSPALTLYRSKLERPLTARPSVNGIHCSHIDIDLRCDEPPKADIKSMRQFKERVNSARSSRRDNQNQFRRNMSVIDISESIYSDENLQNETDRQKWPMRPLTRPRSPVGRKLFSPCEKLFSLDLETDEFERLNQSREKRGRRRAKSAAPLRRSCSPSPPVTGVRKNTERPMTASLPYTSSRYENDKKRNVLVVEPLANADELYPNKTTLTTFHHGFRSIWPIGRKINLIQTKKPFQAFEMNSYSRNIERRQFPFKADHNIKTTTQLIKTSTTETLKNTAGNKNAINLDMKTKQMKRPSVRKLSLYITPNSTPRAVR
- the LOC123540609 gene encoding uncharacterized protein LOC123540609 isoform X1, which produces MKKKKLKSCVEKVRAAANAFNVVGKILDAEPKYFREPPQPEEDASATLKNSTYLTIKNAFSLAYGDDEQLKISVDNIFPLLKSLGLNPQSEEVVDLVREASIETFGDINLTDFENVVLGMVKQIDETLWEKRLEEKDRLHHEREAAKASAEADRLRLEQERQKAGFEKEEDDTDEWQEYERKLKEEAEKKEKELKEDELYDNLKMAFRFIDADEDGVISTQDLYVLMMGLGEMMTDDELFGMVNMADCDCDGKVTFEDFKKFLLPQSGDENLILSPAAIAQQLLLSGTNPTGTIQPEVTENDAELADEKNELVTDKTETSEDTQKTVANTHSSEKEDSKANNNTPDLSDEERARIQKRRQSMLWGYMNAPKSSTNSRRTSVPSITSVVDEVFELAEQESTVSIESVKETGEDFQDGDSADVKASTPTEGAGQFLGAIREEDEHSNYGIVNNDDENNVPDANNTSENKFTSALEAKRKLFSRQSSSASLKTKNTDSFGDSGIETMDSVNCSEIRDQPDVFDISDSEADGEKKSKLRRPSLSDAIYSGNEDDEDMIDPLHVHESLSRVSSSDSLLKLDLESDERLPQDSSDEDAEERVRNFVNEHTYIEIQPTPPRATQEEIERQVEIKRLAEERINRAHTLERAIMQRSFTSPALTLYRSKLERPLTARPSVNGIHCSHIDIDLRCDEPPKADIKSMRQFKERVNSARSSRRDNQNQFRRNMSVIDISESIYSDENLQNETDRQKWPMRPLTRPRSPVGRKLFSPCEKLFSLDLETDEFERLNQSREKRGRRRAKSAAPLRRSCSPSPPVTGVRKNTERPMTASLPYTSSRYENDKKRNVLVVEPLANADELYPNKTTLTTFHHGFRSIWPIGRKINLIQTKKPFQAFEMNSYSRNIERRQFPFKADHNIKTTTQLIKTSTTETLKNTAGNKNAINLDMKTKQMKRPSVRKLSLYITPNSTPRAVR
- the LOC123540609 gene encoding uncharacterized protein LOC123540609 isoform X4, whose product is MDLKQNIREPPQPEEDASATLKNSTYLTIKNAFSLAYGDDEQLKISVDNIFPLLKSLGLNPQSEEVVDLVREASIETFGDINLTDFENVVLGMVKQIDETLWEKRLEEKDRLHHEREAAKASAEADRLRLEQERQKAGFEKEEDDTDEWQEYERKLKEEAEKKEKELKEDELYDNLKMAFRFIDADEDGVISTQDLYVLMMGLGEMMTDDELFGMVNMADCDCDGKVTFEDFKKFLLPQSGDENLILSPAAIAQQLLLSGTNPTGTIQPEVTENDAELADEKNELVTDKTETSEDTQKTVANTHSSEKEDSKANNNTPDLSDEERARIQKRRQSMLWGYMNAPKSSTNSRRTSVPSITSVVDEVFELAEQESTVSIESVKETGEDFQDGDSADVKASTPTEGAGQFLGAIREEDEHSNYGIVNNDDENNVPDANNTSENKFTSALEAKRKLFSRQSSSASLKTKNTDSFGDSGIETMDSVNCSEIRDQPDVFDISDSEADGEKKSKLRRPSLSDAIYSGNEDDEDMIDPLHVHESLSRVSSSDSLLKLDLESDERLPQDSSDEDAEERVRNFVNEHTYIEIQPTPPRATQEEIERQVEIKRLAEERINRAHTLERAIMQRSFTSPALTLYRSKLERPLTARPSVNGIHCSHIDIDLRCDEPPKADIKSMRQFKERVNSARSSRRDNQNQFRRNMSVIDISESIYSDENLQNETDRQKWPMRPLTRPRSPVGRKLFSPCEKLFSLDLETDEFERLNQSREKRGRRRAKSAAPLRRSCSPSPPVTGVRKNTERPMTASLPYTSSRYENDKKRNVLVVEPLANADELYPNKTTLTTFHHGFRSIWPIGRKINLIQTKKPFQAFEMNSYSRNIERRQFPFKADHNIKTTTQLIKTSTTETLKNTAGNKNAINLDMKTKQMKRPSVRKLSLYITPNSTPRAVR